In Salvia miltiorrhiza cultivar Shanhuang (shh) chromosome 4, IMPLAD_Smil_shh, whole genome shotgun sequence, the DNA window tcagattttctaactgctctgctgtcatcgttttcatccttgcttcccaccagaaatcagctgacccagtcaactgaaaggacatacaagtcaggcgttcttggtcggtgcaacgcaggaagttgaaaatgcgttcaatagcgcgaacccaagtttcagcttctgccgggtctcctgtcccgttgaaagtaggtgggttctgtcgcaaaaataattcttcaatccgtcgttctggctgaacaggtggttgaactatttcgggttctggttctggcactgtttctgggtctcttctttcatttcggggaatcctgccccctcctcttggtcgtcctcgttttggcggcattctattaggtcaaaacataagttgtcagcgcattaaaatgcaataaggacatactatcatttctatagttactctttaactcatcgagttctgctcttgTTAAAACTTAaacgaacatataaataaaacatagcggaacgacttgctgcgaaaaaccaataagattaccatatataacatagggaaaattgcctcaatgaggactttacatcatcataaaatctagattcaaagatctatctaagtaccacacatgatgaactggttACCTAGTGAGCCATTACAAAAACTACTCAGTCACGGAACGTCCCAAGGTTTCGCGTCTCCGtcctaatactagtcaaaagtcTATGCCGACAcatggcatacaaaagcatcaaaacaatctatgtttctggaatatttaaatatcatcctattagatatatatataaaccggtctaagaagatcgggtacaagatccctgggtcggggcatggctgtcttcctctggatcctcttccggatcttcctctggatcctcttccggatcttcctctgggTCCTCATCTGTTTCTCCGCCAGATGGGTGCGACTCACCCCTTCCTTCACCTGTTGCCTGGCCAATGATGGCTGAGCGAATCATCTTCAAGGTGACTCGAAGAGTTGGGCGGTCGTCCATGGCCGGGGCTTTTCCCTTTTTGAGGAAATCCATGGTATCGGCTAAGACTCTGTCAACGTCGGCCATAGcggctgctatctctgccttGCTCAACTGCCTCGATGACAATGGTGGCTCACATACTAATGGCACTGAACCCGTGCCAGGTGGAAAATCTCTGTAGGCTTGAGGTCTAGAGGGGCCTGCCTCAGCGTCGTGCCTCCTGGGTTGCCTTAAGATAGGGGCTGCTGGTGGAGTCGGCTCCGGAAGTGGGTCCAATAGTTCGTCGGGCGAAGGTACTCCGACTCGAGCAAGGTCTCCCGGACGTATATACGGCCCACGAGGAGCATTTCCCCAACGAGTGAATTGTGCCTGGATCTCAGCAGtaaatccagagaagtcataatacaagtcataggacctgccagaacgagtgatgtagtgagcggaaatcatcctcgcccatccctgccattctGATGGCAGCAATTCTATTAGCCGCTCCATCCCGTCATAGTCCGATATCCCATGGTCTCTTGCAGCGACCCAGTGTCGATGGAAGCCGGCCAAGAATTGGCCTAAGTCATCACCGTGGCATCGGCGATAAGTAAAATATGAGTTCCTGATAGCATCCGGACTAGCATCTCGACGCAACGGCCGTTGTCTGGTAAAGCGCATCCTCGCCATCTATACATGAAGGTCGCATAATCAAactcacgaatatcaaaataggtGGCAAAAACAGTAAGGTTCAAACATATCTACAACAGTAAGGTAATAATTCTACTTGAGGTCTCGAAATTCAAACCAcggtattataatcataatagcCTAACACTAGACTCGAATATAATTCGTGAAGTCTTAAATATGCTGCAACTAGTACTAACTAGGTTTTTGAAAAGGGATAACTCCGCTATGTTGCAGTTTCCAAACTATGTAGGGTATTCTTATTACTATGAAAAGTGTTCCTACTATACTCTgattaaggcaatagttgattcggtatccgcctcgcgtgaataatccgaacgaagatctatgcccgtgtcactatctcgtgtgtgacacttttctttactccccattgtattttgtttgttgatttcTCGTCTGGTTCACTAACTTTGTAACTCACTCATCGCCTCAATTTACAGAGAAAAGCAAAATGTTCTTGCTAATTTCCTTCTATTGTTGTGttcataacagtgatcatgtatccttagcgcatctaagttcattgagtaacatcttcataaaaaggcataagtaaaatcaacatttgcatcaaggcgaaatataaacttcaacattcaaaactttctgttgcattcctttctgttgagcatagcgatgtgatgaagtgctgagcttttgccgactgactcttttatactagtgatcatactagaaaaatttattaactctagggttcagagcaaataaactgctctgataccactctgtcacgaccggtcctaattaaggataattaagccggggaaaccgtgactaatggagggagattagaagcggggtagaaaggggaataatcaaacaagaaaggatcacatttcatcatttaataaaaggaatatttataatataacagaagtttagtcgtatagactcaaataactagtaagttcagatatctctgacttagccaaataaacataaaacttctgagtacgcagcggaatatgattctgattacatgtatgaagacatgtaaccctagagttcattaatacataataagacaaaagaatcccgctcgtcacttcatcaccatcggcagctgctcaacctgcacatttagaaatatatgcagggcttgagtacaaaagtactcaatgggcacgtatgcctaagtataaaatacatgcttcaaaactgtaaattgtcatgccataataaacagtatagcaagggagtttttcgctaaaaggcccaagcttactaaattcatttgtgattcttaaagttcgactgcagtctaggttctcttgtaatctatcatatctggaactttgtgccggagaggtggccacctctcacggtcacttgaccggccaacccgctagatgactcacggccactggtgtacactagtcctggcaggatagctatcaactgctcaagacccgaattcgattacatgataaaagtcacatcagatagatatcatactgaaatttaaatattttatggcaagacaatatttgaaataacttcaattaatttaatcatgaaataacttgcttgaacgtaatatttaaactcatttgatatatatgaaagtaatgcccacctgttagaaactttttgtggtacagtagctccttgactgattattaatctcgtgcttgacctttattacgagaatataaataagatattgctcgagtaaaatcctcaaataatgagaatacagaattaattatgcatgatctttatgcatgatttattactccgagatgatattagagaattactactattaatcctcactatcggatcaaataaataccaactaggtttcatcttgcgtggttgagtaattaactaaaataatccgTTCGCTtcaggtgttctaatccgccaattaaataaaccccattccttgtagtcaatagaaaataaataatatttcaacttattcgctttataacctcataattaatcggacttaataaataggaacaagtaatattataagattaaataattaaaaggctcaacataaggcagcctaataattaattaaacaaatatgggcttgatttaaataaatcgtggcattccaataattaaattgaaaagtttagttggagtaattcatggactcaagtaattaaaaaaaataaaaattttagggcccagttgaataaataaccaaggcctaaagaaaataattaggaggcccaatcggaataaaataacaaagcccaatgaattaattaaattaggcccaatgaattaaactaaagcccaagcaaaataattgaattaggcccaattataataaatacaacaaggcccaaaaataaataattatgaagcccaaagaaaataaaataaaggcccaaattttcggcccaactcaagcccactgtaatttaaaataaaatcggcccactgaaacgaagcccaaataaggagtccaacataattaaataaactccggcccaatgaaatggcccaatgtaatggcccaattattaaaataaataaagtccaactcaattaaatgaagcccatacaaatcaaaacaacaattaaaccaaagcccatataaataaaatcggaggcccaatcagtaattaaaaatcggcccatatcaataaatacaacaaggcccaattgAATAAATATGAGGCCCAAAATTTCCggcccaaaagaaaaataaaggcccaatgaATTTCTCTCCcaactctcggttctctctctcttcaaggagccgcactctctctctttctcctcaaACCAGTCGAGTCTTCCATCTCCCAGAATCAGTCGAGCTCTCCCTCAAAAACCAAGAACCGCTCAGCCCCTTCCTCTCTCTATCTCGATCTGTTCGTCTCTCTCTCGAAGTCACCGCCGTCcggcctctctctctcagaaaACCGCTCGGCCTCTCTCTCAACTCCTCTGGCCGGCTTCTCTTCTCCGGCCGTTCAGCTGCCGTCTGCTACCACCGGCCGTTCCAGTTGCCCCGTTCGAGCCTTACTCCTCGTCTGGAGTCCCTTCTCTTCCGATTGAAGGCAACGGTGAGAAGCCCTAACTCTCAAAACCAGGGTTCATCGCCCCTGCTCTGGCCGTCCCAGCCGTCGGCGAGCGGCCGTCGCTCGGAATCCAGGGATCGGTCTGCTTCTTccacctcttctctctctttcgcATCAACTCGCGCACCGCAGCCATCTCTTTCTCTCGATCCATCCTCAGCCGAGGAGTCCGCCGCCGCAGCTCCGGGATCCGGCGAATCAGTCAGTGCTGGTCGTTCTCGCCTTCGGTTCAGCCACGCTGCTGCTGATTTTGGTGAAGGTCCGCCGCTGTTGTTACTTTAGAATCGGCGCGGGGGCCATCGCTGTGATCGGGAGTCGTCTTCCTTTCACCGCTCGATGCCGTCGATGCTGCTGTCCTTGGAACCGCCGCTGCTGCGCACGAGTCCGACGTGCCTCTGCACATCGCCGTGAATCGCGGTTGGCGCTTGGATCCCCATGAGCCGTCGCCTGATCATCGCTTCTTGGCTCGATCGAACAGGCTGCGTCCTTGTTCCCTAAAGCTAAGTCCTACTTCCTTATATCCTAGTTTCTAGTTGTTAAGGGCAGAATACTCATGGTTTGTTGTTCTAGAGCGTAAAGTAACAATGAGTGAATCATAACATAGTTGAAATGCCATAGCTTGAACATGTTGACATGAATGCTTGATTGGATTGAAATAACTGAGGTCGCATAAATACCTTGAGTATCTAGcttgttggttggctgttgtggtGTTGATGATTGAGATGAGGAATAACTGAAATACATGAAGGTGTTATTGCTTTAAAATGCAGGTGGAGGTTATGGCAGGAGGTGGAAACGTTCAAGCCGAAGCTTACCTTGAGGATTTGGCGGAAGTTGGGCAGCTCTTTCTCTCCTGTTAATGAAGTCTCAAATGAACTGAAGCTTGTTCAAGTATGGCAGCAGGGAAGTCGACGCTGCTGTGAGTGAAAGGGGAGTCTGTTGGTTGGAGTTGAAGTTAATAGAGGAGGATTGTTGGCTGCATACTTGAGTGATGAGTGGTgggaaaaatgatgagtgatgggggaaagtggttgggaaagagtgaatggttggggtgaaaaatgagtggtCAAAGGttgatggaaagaaaaagaaaaagaaatagagaagaattaatgatgtattttctctgtctccgtgattctgtaactgtaataaaatactggcttcgattctgcttgatactgtatttacataaatctcgatttcgacatgtgatatctcgctaaaatcgataagttataaaatgaatcaaaattaaatccgtagatttaattcgttcgttgttctaatatataaattaaatccgcagatttaattaattcacgagtcggaaataatccacaacttgagtaaaaataaaatctaattccatctcgcttaaataaataacgtgactttgctaagtcagttataactctgaaataatatcattgactgcttaaacaatataaattcaggatcataagctgaattcatatcagaataataaccgttttcattcactgatgaacataaataaacactcattactggatttaatatttataaaagagcgggtcactacacacTGAGAGAGTTCTTAGCATTCAGGATATAAAACAGAAAAAAGAAAGGGCAACAATTAGTTATTAATATTTCAGTAGTATTTTCATCTGAGTCCACCTTATCATCAAGATAGGATCAAATATTTCAAGAGtgttaaatttgattttgtttttgttgaatTATCctcaatatttattatttcaaatatttcaaGATTGACTCAAATATAGATGAATCCTATCAAAGGTAGAATTCTTTATGAAATTAACTATCTTATATTTCATCTATAAAAAagtgtataattaattttagggaaaaggtgcaaattggcccccgaagtagtagcccctatagcgtataacccctcttactcactgtgtgtgcaactaaacccctgaactccgagaaaagggtgcataTTTCATCTTATCTTGGTTgacttttcttttttgctttCTCAATTTAGATATCATTCgttgtattttaattatatcCCTTTTCTTTTGGTGTCTTTTAATTTTGTGCTAATTGGTTGAGTGCTACTTATTGGCATAATGGAAATCAGGtagatataatattttaaattagatTACATCGCATAAAACGATTCAATAGGAAATTGGTGAATTTCTTAAGcagctaatttttcttttgcaaTCATTTATAATGATTTAAACAAAATTAAGATAGATATTACTTCAATAAATTAGATGACATGAATATTTAATGTATATATTTGGGAGGgataattttaatgttttttttcaCGTAAatagatttaataaaataaaatcttaaatATGATGAAATATTTAGAATgattttaaacaaaattaaGATAGATATTAATTCAATAAATTAGATGACATGAAATTTAATGTATATATTTGGGAgggatatttttaatattttccttAACGCAAatagatttaataaaataaaatcttaaatATGATGAAATATTCAGAATGATGAAAATCTCCTCAAAGCATAAAGAACTTTTTTTACCAATTAAATAACTATATATTAAGTTAAATAAGGAATAAAAGTAATGTTTGATTTGCATGATTCgaaatatcatttattgtatGATTCATTACGTATTTGATCATTGATTTACTTATTCTAAATATAGGAAATGTCGATGAATAATGAAGCTATTCGTTTGAATGCCATCAATCCAAAAATACGAAATAAAAATGTGGTGCTCAGAATTTTGCGCTTATGAGTTCAAAAAGATAAATTGGGCAAGGAAGCACTTGAAATGATCGTGGTTAATGAATGGGTAAGTCTTATCATagttttattgaataaatagttttgtaaaattattaattttcaattcatACTATTTTCACTAAATTTCCTATTCGGTTTTAAAGAAGGCAATTCTTAGTGAATGTTTGTTCTGCTATAACAATAAACAAGAGTCATAGACAAATCGCTTTCAAATTAATGTAGGATTATACCTATCATAACATGTGATTAGTCATGTACAACTATACGTGGCAATCTCAAAAGTCACTATAAAAAAGGGTCCAACGATTTTAGTATATGATAAGAGTGGTCATACGCATGACACAACAAGTAACATggtgtatgatgaaattttcattagattatgaattaattacaaatttagTAATTTATGTCTCAATAGGGTTCAAGAAAAAGTTTCATCAGTTCCTTAAAGAGAGACAATTGTTTTGCtatgacaataaataaaagtcaaggacaatctctttcaaataTAGATTATACCTACCGAAATCAGTTTTTAGGCATGGGCAACTCTACGTGGCAATCTCAAGAGTCATTAGAAAAAGAGGTCTAAAGATTTTAGTATGTGATGAGAGTAGTCATACGCAAGACACAACAACTAATGTGGTGTTTGATGAAAGTTTCGATAGATTGTGAGTAAatgcaaatttaatattttattcaatctTTAGATGTTTTAAgtcattattaatattatttaaaatatttttttcttatttttcaattacTGGTTCTAGCTACAAGCATGTGTTCTATATTTCAGGTGCATGTTGTGCCAAGCAGaagagaggaaaaagagtagCATGTGATAAACATATTAGAGATGAACATCCCATGAGGAAAAACTTTGCATGTGTTTATTTATGCGGTCACCTCtgagtaaaattaaaatattacaatttctcttttaatattttttagatcAAAATTCTGTTTAAATAGacatttaatttaagttaatttcaaataaatattacatcTTTTACctaaaaatatattcattaaatgttttattttagtgaaaaaaattctttaaataaaaaatgtattgaataattaaaaaaaattatgttttaatagaTACCCGTCGATTTTCGACGGGTTACCAACTAGTTAATTATGGAAAGGATTATACATGCTTAGCTGTACTCAATTAAACATTTTGTAATTAACGCATGTATTTGACAAGAGTTACTTATTGGATTTGTTTTGCCAGAAATTTGCTTTATCATTTCAAGTGTTTATACTTTAGAATGCTAacttgttttattattattattattattattattattattattattattattattattattattattattattattattattatactttgATTTGCTGCATTTTTGTATATAGGTGTTGAtgtattattttcatttttatgtattccttatattaatatttaaaatttatgaaataatATGTCTTTTCTTTAGAGAAGATATTTAAAGACATTAAAACCCCATATGGTCGAGTCTTTCTTGTTTGTTACAAAATCGTCACTTCATCAATTAAAATACTTTGAGTTGCATTGAATGTATACACAAAtatgaaaacataaaaaattatttgaaacaTATTCAGTAGATTGTTCACATTATTCGCATAACttgaaagtttattcagttTATAAATGCAATATGTTAAATTATTCAGATCGATTAAATATTCATTCATCAAAGTCTGTATTTTGTCTCTAGAAGCGCTGCACTCTGGCATGTTGTCTCTGGAAGCTTTGGCTCTGGCAGGTTGTCTCTGGCAGCTCTGCCTCTGGCAGGGTGTCTCTGGTAGCTCTGCCTCTGGCAGGTGTCTCTGGTAGCGAATCTGGTATGGGATTTGACCCGGGAGCACGTAAGAATTTGTGTATATGCTGAATAACACATAAGCTAACTGCATATTTCACTAAAATTATAGTGaatagtattgaaaattcatcgAATAACACTTTGTTATTAATCGAATAAGTAAAACAAGAAActgaataaattaactaatacaaCGAATACAGTATACATATGTACAATATAATATAGTGAATTTGTCACTATAAGATGtcgaataaaaatacaaattttctgaataaaaaacaaatatacAAATCCAATACTTCATATTGACATAACACAATTCGAGCACAAGCATCAACACAAACATCGAGCTCAGAAACACTGCATACTGTAATGGAAGTATCCGGTATGGGATCCTTGGGGAAGGCTCCTACTTTCTTCAATATCTTCTTCGATGTGCAAGTTCTCTCACACATAAAGATATTAAGAATACGAATTATTTTCGATCAGAATCAATAAAATTAAGAACAGATCCACTAATCAGAATCAATAAAATTAAGAACATCCTCTTCGATGTGCATAGTCAGAAACAAATTGAGTTTATGATACCTTGATAGCCATAGTTCAACAGAGATTCATGAACGAAGATTTTGATAACCGTAGAGATatgaacttagcttttagaaggCAATCAAAATCTGCCATGTACCAGTCGAATCAGAAGGagatgtcacgaccgcacttgctaaggatagcaaattcgggaaaaccgcgactaaggaagggaatttaggagcgggatttagaaaggggcatattcggtttcttgatgacttgacttgtataaagaaatcaatcgaaatatctagaaatcaatgaaggccacaaggggaccgtacataatattattcaaaggggtactcaacgagtttgagtacattattaaatagtacatattgttttgacagataacataatgtcttagtaaaatcagtgttgcagcggaataataatttgagtatatgtatgaagacatatactctactctgaggtactcgtcctagattgacagaagctccgcttgcacactacatcctcgatcacagctcaacctgcacatttaaaaatacatgcagggctaagtacaaaagtacttagtggacacttgccgaaatttacatatatgcataatattttattgtcaagcctttcaacagtagtaaaatacgagggttttcctttaaagactcgtatttaccaaacataatatcatttctttcatcaataacccgcgcaggtattttatatcattaatcaccatatcagtaactcgtgccgagagggaggcctccctctacggacactatgatcggccaacccgctagatgactcacgatcacaaggtgtacactaattccgaagggatttgcggtcccatccagaatccgaattcgattaacatcagataggcaattaataataaaacataaagcatttaggcattgacaatatcattcaaattcataagcataaagtcttaacaattctaatatataattttagtttatacgtagaaagcctacctgaatagcagactcacgatttagctctaactctggtgcttgacctttaatccgagaaaataaaataagattctaattctcgaaaaatctcaataaatgaggatgcgtgaaatgattatgcatgactcatattcctttaattaaattatgagatgctaatcctatttaaggaattaaagctcgtcttatgaggtcggattattaatctttaataatctactcatcttaaaataatctaattcacttactaattaataattagtaagtcttaaaatcttctctaattaaatttaatagaataattatgaagacccaattaaaataaaataatcaaggcccaaaaggaatttaattcgagcccaaaagaataaattcgaagcccagtgcattaataatattaggcccaacatcaattaatttctaaagcccaacaaatgaggcccaagataataaaatcatgaagcccaataagtgagcccatcatcacccttaaaataattagtaaattttaatattaatcttatctcgtcaaaaccttagactcaaaacattatcacatactaccatttaggttcgaaactatttattcgaacatcaacatgcgcattaatcataactcgttctatttatgtcatcaagtcaaatattccgtcatttaaaaaaaacaaaacttataatattacatagataaattatatcatcatagatcatgctttctcatacataaaacaatttaatccttttcaaataatccatattaataagtcgtttgaaaagaattaatttaaatgagagtttaactcaaaatattttattttataatccctttataaatacttgaaataaagaactccatttaaataattaatttaaaggtcaatatataattaaattaatcaagctcaatttaaattaataattaagagctcaaataatttaaatagatataagcccaaattaattagataaattaagtctatcatgtttttctttgaataaggcccaaacaatttaattaaaataggtccaaatcctttaattaaaagaagcccatcagattttatttgtaaagggccgagcccaaacatttaaatcgaagcccatctgttaattaaataagggcccaaacaatttaattaaaatcgacccaagtctcggcccaaacaattaataaaatcggcccaagagggagcccaatattttcggcccaaacccggcccaaacccagctgaaacccggcccaaacccagctcccttttctaacctaaatatacacacaccaaatacactcaaacacacacattaGCTGCGCCCCATCTcttctttctcactctctctctcgcctttctctctcggacctctctctctcgttttctgccgttctgccgccgccgctgccgttcaacggcgccgtcgccgccggcgagcggcgcggcttctccttctctctccctgaacttttccccccctcttctcctctatctctctcgctcaatctcggccgctggaaaggCACAGCAAGCGCAACCACGCCGATGTGCCGCCATCGccgggccgccgcctgctccctcatcctcgcggcagatccgccgccgccgttcaacgccacggccgcctggagctgctgctgttcgcctgaggtcgacggatctggccttcagtcgttcgtcttgctcggagttcccgccgccgttggcttgcccggagtcgccgctggctggcccgcgatcgacggccagcagctcgctggaggagccgagcaccgtctcacaaaggtaagccccggatctccctattctcatttcattttaaattaaaaactgaaactcctctttccctttcttggcagatcggagacaaccgcggctccgtcgccgtccgtcaaccgccggcgacgacgagccaccgaggctgccctccccctgacctcgactcacacacgcaATCAGCCAACACAAAGGGTTTTTGTGCGAGGATCATATACTGTAATTgctcaaataaaagttttaactctttccttgtaacttcagttcacaagtacatatttagtaactgtaaatctatgaatttgctactcattttcttcatttatcaaagcatatgtaaatctgagttaatgagcatgtgttggtattctggagttgatgtatacaattgaaggatattataatatataaattagaaatataaaccttgaatgatgaaagatgtggtgtcgtttcttggctgcgagagagatggtagatgaatgtgagaggtgggaattggctgaaaaatggtgtaggttataaaagaaaaaatggggtggcttggatggaaattcttcaacttacaggtatgaacactttcagcctgcatgtaagactgaagaatttccttcagcatgcgctccaaatttcttcagcatgctttaggattcagcatgcttaagattattctaattaaaatatctaagagattaatatattaattatatggttccaaactcatttaaatacatttaagacatataagcctaattcttattgaagcataaaatccatttgagcttgcttctaacataaaataaattactcatgggcttaagtaaacaatcgataaaagattcatatttaacacttcagtgttaaattctccacaataaattaatggactcaaaatatatt includes these proteins:
- the LOC131022258 gene encoding uncharacterized protein LOC131022258; its protein translation is MCRHRRAAACSLILAADPPPPFNATAAWSCCCSPEVDGSGLQSFVLLGVPAAVGLPGVAAGWPAIDGQQLAGGAEHRLTKIGDNRGSVAVRQPPATTSHRGCPPPDLDSHTQSANTKGFCARIIYCNCSNKSFNSFLVTSVHKYIFSNCKSMNLLLIFFIYQSICKSELMSMCWYSGVDVYN